The proteins below are encoded in one region of Drosophila santomea strain STO CAGO 1482 chromosome 2R, Prin_Dsan_1.1, whole genome shotgun sequence:
- the LOC120445237 gene encoding uncharacterized protein LOC120445237 isoform X1 — MAGWRGRGLRAILLAVLTLLTVTQSVRITNLRVPRTYTLFRDHEPDPLVLDCEVEIGPREQGFVLKWLFNNHSIYQWIPSVKGFAMGFMKSKIDTKIFTMEGSPGVISIKNPDWNMTGEYTCAVQTFESTDKRSARLQIIVPESDFMLEARMSGSRMDVDVMCAVQHVFPQPMLSVMFDTHILDSVLTQLDQDPSGLYSMTVRTRIPRDQLASPTPITCAFILVGTNYTKRRETIFYDKASTIQRKWTTVAVVMSIASLALSS, encoded by the exons ATGGCGGGCTGGCGAGGACGAGGGCTACGTGCCATACTGCTGGCCGTGCTCACGTTACTCACGG TCACCCAGTCGGTGCGCATCACCAACCTGCGAGTGCCACGCACCTACACGCTGTTCCGGGACCACGAACCCGATCCTCTGGTGCTCGACTGCGAGGTGGAGATCGGGCCGCGGGAGCAGGGATTCGTCCTCAAGTGGCTGTTTAACAACCACTCCATCTACCAGTGGATACCGTCGGTCAAGGGGTTCGCCATG GGCTTCATGAAGTCGAAGATAGACACCAAAATATTCACTATGGAGGGCAGTCCCGGTGTTATATCGATAAAGAATCCCGACTGGAACATGACGGGGGAGTATACCTGTGCGGTGCAGACCTTCGAGTCCACGGATAAGCGGAGTGCCCGCCTGCAAATAATCG TTCCTGAGTCGGATTTCATGCTGGAAGCGCGGATGAGCGGCTCGCGTATGGACGTCGACGTCATGTGTGCTGTCCAGCACGTCTTTCCGCAACCCATGCTGTCGGTCAT GTTTGACACCCACATACTGGACTCGGTGCTGACGCAGTTGGACCAGGACCCCAGTGGCCTCTATAGCATGACCGTACGCACCCGCATTCCTAGAGATCAACTCGCGTCCCCCACCCCGATCACCTGTGCGTTTATCCTAGTTGGCACCAACTACACCAAGCGCCGGGAGACTATTTTTTATG ATAAGGCCTCAACTATACAACGCAAGTGGACAACGGTCGCCGTAGTCATGTCCATCGCATCCTTAGCTCTAAGCAGTTAG
- the LOC120445237 gene encoding uncharacterized protein LOC120445237 isoform X2, with translation MRVMWQSLRCPEPRLVCAVLCCFLLFCAFLWDTVVFVPESDFMLEARMSGSRMDVDVMCAVQHVFPQPMLSVMFDTHILDSVLTQLDQDPSGLYSMTVRTRIPRDQLASPTPITCAFILVGTNYTKRRETIFYDKASTIQRKWTTVAVVMSIASLALSS, from the exons ATGCGTGTCATGTGGCAGTCGCTGCGGTGTCCGGAACCACGGCTTGTTTGTGCTGTTTTATGCTGTTTTCTGCTGTTTTGTGCTTTTCTTTGGGACACTGTTGTGTTTG TTCCTGAGTCGGATTTCATGCTGGAAGCGCGGATGAGCGGCTCGCGTATGGACGTCGACGTCATGTGTGCTGTCCAGCACGTCTTTCCGCAACCCATGCTGTCGGTCAT GTTTGACACCCACATACTGGACTCGGTGCTGACGCAGTTGGACCAGGACCCCAGTGGCCTCTATAGCATGACCGTACGCACCCGCATTCCTAGAGATCAACTCGCGTCCCCCACCCCGATCACCTGTGCGTTTATCCTAGTTGGCACCAACTACACCAAGCGCCGGGAGACTATTTTTTATG ATAAGGCCTCAACTATACAACGCAAGTGGACAACGGTCGCCGTAGTCATGTCCATCGCATCCTTAGCTCTAAGCAGTTAG